The following are encoded together in the Hemicordylus capensis ecotype Gifberg chromosome 4, rHemCap1.1.pri, whole genome shotgun sequence genome:
- the LOC128323966 gene encoding mitotic-spindle organizing protein 2A-like isoform X2, which translates to MSGRGLDAAGPAKASTSGGSRARRKVLTTEEAELFELAQAAGSGLDPEVFKILLDLLRMNVAPLAVFQMLRSMCAGQRLAGTETVPESAREPPFVSAKTSKIPAPLSFSSALRPPRIRVTKAVVYSPAAACSPISQGRTRTSSATTGNQALPDHSNREGSVQRVPRQPSASRLQKTGCPGKST; encoded by the exons ATGTCGGGCCGGGGACTGGATGCAGCGGGGCCGGCCAAAGCGAGTACAAGCGGAGGCTCACGCGCTCGGCGAAAGGTCCTGACGACTGAAGAGGCGGAGCTTTTTGAGCTCGCGCAGGCCGCGGGGAGTGGTCTCGACCCGGAAGTGTTCAA GATCCTGCTGGACCTTCTGCGCATGAATGTGGCACCCTTGGCTGTCTTTCAAATGCTGCGCTCCATGTGTGCCGGGCAAAGACTCGCTGGCACAGAAACTGTCCCTGAGTCAGCGCGAG AGCCCCCATTTGTCTCTGCCAAGACCAGTAAAATCCCTGCACCACTCTCATTTTCCTCTGCCCTTCGACCTCCAAGAATAAGAGTCACTAAGGCTGTGGTCTACAGTCCTGCTGCAGCTTGCTCGCCTATCTCTCAAG GGAGAACCAGAACTAGTTCTGCCACAACTGGAAATCAAGCTCTGCCAGATCACAGCAATCGGGAAGGATCTGTCCAACGAGTCCCTCGACAGCCAAGTGCCAGCAGACTGCAGAAGACTGGGTGTCCTGGGAAAAGTACATAG
- the LOC128323966 gene encoding mitotic-spindle organizing protein 2A-like isoform X1 yields MSGRGLDAAGPAKASTSGGSRARRKVLTTEEAELFELAQAAGSGLDPEVFKILLDLLRMNVAPLAVFQMLRSMCAGQRLAGTETVPESAREPPFVSAKTSKIPAPLSFSSALRPPRIRVTKAVVYSPAAACSPISQGPPGSFQFSCCLFSPFAGRTRTSSATTGNQALPDHSNREGSVQRVPRQPSASRLQKTGCPGKST; encoded by the exons ATGTCGGGCCGGGGACTGGATGCAGCGGGGCCGGCCAAAGCGAGTACAAGCGGAGGCTCACGCGCTCGGCGAAAGGTCCTGACGACTGAAGAGGCGGAGCTTTTTGAGCTCGCGCAGGCCGCGGGGAGTGGTCTCGACCCGGAAGTGTTCAA GATCCTGCTGGACCTTCTGCGCATGAATGTGGCACCCTTGGCTGTCTTTCAAATGCTGCGCTCCATGTGTGCCGGGCAAAGACTCGCTGGCACAGAAACTGTCCCTGAGTCAGCGCGAG AGCCCCCATTTGTCTCTGCCAAGACCAGTAAAATCCCTGCACCACTCTCATTTTCCTCTGCCCTTCGACCTCCAAGAATAAGAGTCACTAAGGCTGTGGTCTACAGTCCTGCTGCAGCTTGCTCGCCTATCTCTCAAGGTCCCCCTGGCTCTTTCCAGTTTTCTTGCTGCCTGTTCTCTCCTTTTGCAG GGAGAACCAGAACTAGTTCTGCCACAACTGGAAATCAAGCTCTGCCAGATCACAGCAATCGGGAAGGATCTGTCCAACGAGTCCCTCGACAGCCAAGTGCCAGCAGACTGCAGAAGACTGGGTGTCCTGGGAAAAGTACATAG